Proteins found in one Amycolatopsis aidingensis genomic segment:
- the lexA gene encoding transcriptional repressor LexA translates to MAENKRGKGGKLRPLPEVAPPIPDLTEDPDDSLTVRQQQVLEVIRAWVDRFGYPPSVREIGEAVGLNSTSSVSHQLRALQRKGYLRRDANRPRAVGVLTAHADPAGVVPVAPAPADAEQLPQPAFVPLVGRIAAGGPVLAEQAIEDVFPLPKDIVGEGEVFLLSVTGDSMIDAAITDGDWVVVRQQPTANNGEIVAAMIEGEATVKTFKRTDEHAWLIPQNEAYEPIPADDATILGKVVAVLRRL, encoded by the coding sequence ATGGCCGAGAACAAGCGTGGCAAGGGTGGCAAGCTCCGCCCGCTGCCGGAGGTAGCCCCTCCCATTCCCGACCTGACCGAGGATCCCGATGACAGCCTGACCGTACGCCAGCAGCAGGTGCTGGAGGTGATCAGGGCCTGGGTCGACCGCTTCGGCTACCCGCCGAGCGTACGGGAGATCGGCGAGGCTGTCGGGCTGAACTCCACCTCCTCGGTGTCGCACCAGCTCCGTGCGCTGCAGCGCAAGGGCTACCTGCGGCGCGACGCCAACCGGCCGCGCGCGGTCGGCGTGCTCACCGCGCATGCGGACCCGGCGGGCGTGGTGCCGGTGGCACCCGCGCCCGCGGATGCCGAGCAACTGCCGCAGCCCGCGTTCGTGCCGCTGGTCGGGCGCATCGCGGCTGGTGGTCCGGTGCTGGCCGAGCAGGCCATCGAGGATGTCTTCCCGCTGCCGAAGGACATCGTCGGCGAGGGCGAGGTGTTCCTGCTCAGCGTCACCGGTGACTCGATGATCGACGCCGCGATCACGGATGGCGACTGGGTGGTGGTCCGGCAGCAGCCGACCGCGAACAACGGCGAGATCGTGGCCGCGATGATCGAGGGCGAGGCCACGGTCAAGACGTTCAAGCGCACGGATGAGCACGCCTGGCTGATCCCGCAGAACGAGGCCTACGAGCCGATCCCGGCCGATGACGCGACCATCCTGGGCAAGGTGGTGGCGGTGTTGCGCCGACTGTGA
- a CDS encoding vitamin B12-dependent ribonucleotide reductase, with protein sequence MTETIGAETEAAGKGGKRRKRGLSLARVFTTEGVHPYDEVTWARRDVVMTNWRDGTVNFEQYGVEFPESWSVNATNIVASKYFRGALGTPEREHSLRQLIDRVVRTYVDAGNRHGYFATKADAEIFEHELTWMLLHQVFSFNSPVWFNVGTPSKQQVSACFILAVDDNMESILNWYREEGLIFKGGSGAGLNLSRIRSSRELLSSGGTASGPVSFMRGADASAGTIKSGGATRRAAKMVVLDVDHPDIEEFIQTKAGEEKKIRVLRDAGFDMDLSGADISSVQYQNANNSVRVSDEFMRAVEAEGKFGLRARLTGEVVEEVEAKPLFRSMAKAAWECADPGLQYDDTINDWHTCPESGRITASNPCSEYLHLDNSSCNLASLNLMKFLGEDGTFDAGLFARAVEFVITAMDISICFADFPTEEIGDTTRKFRQLGIGYANLGALLMATGHAYDSPDGRALAAAITSLMTGVSYRRSAELAAAVGPYEGYARNAKAHQRIMRKHAAANDEIRTMHVNDVAVRDLATKEWQRGIEIGGQHGWRNAQASVLAPTGCLTGDTMVTTDRGLTRLSELGDPYGDRWQDLDVTVSTDDGPRSATRFFINGEEPTRRIVTDGGYRIQGTLAHRVKIVDPVTGAWVWKRLADIEASDVVPIQLNGLVGEPRRVSLPVLDQANYAGDRNVQVPEAVDEHLAELVGYFMGDGSLHAKGIRLCVADTDLDVIARLSVLSKELFGLEPAITPRAGYHEVSIQSVRLAKWWTAAGFAKDLPGVDHTGKGWTPRVPAAIRETNDGAVYAAFLRGLFEADGSVLEGVPSLSTASESFADDVRSMLLPLGLATTTRVTESGWGGALHLVRLRNVDHALNFDELIGFISDRKSRLMVALEPMASAKRDRVYLPREVWDEIVPTGHPRRAAVLASLRTTGGVARMTARQLLGETGDERLAHALNYLFEAVASNEDGGVQPTYDLSVPDNVTYVAGGFVSHNTIGFMMDCDTTGIEPDFSLVKFKKLVGGGSMQIVNQTVPRALNSMGYQREQVEAIVDYVAEHGHVVDAPGLRPEHYDVFDCAVGERSIAPMGHVRMMAAVQPFLSGAISKTVNMPEQATVADVEKIYFQGWKLGLKALAIYRDNCKVGQPLSTGKKNEEAGEPETVVEYRPVRKRLPKKRPSQTVSFTVGGAEGYLTAGSYPDDGLGEIFVKLGKQGSTLAGVMDAFSMSISVGLQYGIPLEFYVAKFANLRFEPAGMTDDPDLRIATSVLDYLFRRLALDYLPYEKRAQLGIFTAGERSAQVESEYGNGTGDQENVDLDELRGSVHADTPRSAPAEEDRETVREPHTTAELAELHMGKAADAPLCMTCGTKMRPAGSCYACEGCGATSGCS encoded by the coding sequence ATGACGGAAACCATCGGGGCCGAAACGGAAGCCGCAGGCAAGGGTGGAAAGCGTCGTAAGCGCGGGCTGAGCCTGGCGCGCGTGTTCACCACCGAGGGAGTGCACCCCTACGACGAGGTGACCTGGGCCCGCCGGGACGTCGTGATGACGAACTGGCGCGACGGCACGGTGAATTTCGAGCAGTACGGTGTGGAGTTCCCCGAGTCCTGGTCGGTCAACGCCACCAACATCGTGGCGAGCAAGTATTTCCGTGGTGCGCTCGGCACGCCGGAGCGCGAGCACAGCCTGCGCCAGCTGATCGACCGCGTGGTGCGGACCTATGTGGACGCAGGTAACCGGCATGGCTACTTCGCCACCAAGGCCGACGCCGAGATCTTCGAGCACGAGCTGACCTGGATGCTGCTGCACCAGGTGTTCAGCTTCAACTCGCCGGTATGGTTCAACGTCGGCACGCCGTCCAAGCAACAGGTGTCCGCCTGCTTCATCCTCGCCGTGGACGACAACATGGAGTCGATCCTCAACTGGTACCGGGAGGAGGGGCTGATCTTCAAGGGGGGTTCCGGCGCTGGCCTCAACCTTTCCCGGATCCGCTCCTCGCGGGAACTGCTTTCCTCCGGCGGCACCGCGTCCGGGCCGGTCTCCTTCATGCGCGGCGCCGACGCCTCCGCGGGCACCATCAAGTCGGGCGGCGCCACCCGGCGCGCGGCCAAGATGGTCGTGCTCGATGTGGACCATCCCGATATCGAGGAGTTCATCCAGACCAAGGCCGGCGAGGAGAAGAAGATCCGCGTGCTGCGCGACGCCGGGTTCGACATGGACCTCAGCGGCGCGGACATCAGCTCGGTGCAGTACCAGAACGCGAACAACTCGGTGCGGGTCTCCGATGAGTTCATGCGGGCCGTGGAGGCGGAGGGAAAGTTCGGCCTGCGCGCCCGGCTGACCGGTGAGGTCGTCGAGGAGGTGGAAGCCAAACCGCTGTTCCGCTCGATGGCCAAGGCGGCATGGGAGTGCGCCGACCCCGGCCTGCAGTACGACGACACGATCAACGACTGGCACACCTGCCCGGAATCCGGCCGGATCACCGCATCCAATCCCTGCTCGGAATACCTTCATCTGGACAACTCCAGCTGCAACCTCGCCTCGCTGAACCTGATGAAGTTCCTCGGCGAGGACGGCACGTTCGACGCCGGGCTGTTCGCAAGGGCCGTGGAGTTCGTGATCACCGCGATGGACATCTCCATTTGCTTCGCGGACTTCCCGACCGAGGAGATCGGCGACACCACCCGGAAGTTCCGGCAGCTCGGTATCGGTTACGCGAACCTGGGTGCGCTGCTGATGGCCACCGGGCATGCCTATGACTCCCCGGACGGGCGCGCGCTGGCCGCGGCCATCACCTCGCTGATGACCGGCGTGTCCTACCGGAGGTCCGCCGAGCTGGCCGCCGCCGTCGGGCCGTACGAGGGTTATGCCCGCAATGCCAAGGCGCATCAGCGGATCATGCGCAAGCACGCCGCGGCCAACGACGAGATCCGGACGATGCATGTCAACGACGTCGCGGTGCGCGACCTTGCCACCAAGGAGTGGCAGCGGGGCATCGAGATCGGCGGCCAGCACGGCTGGCGCAACGCCCAGGCCAGCGTATTGGCTCCGACCGGCTGCCTGACCGGCGACACGATGGTGACTACCGATCGGGGTCTGACCCGGCTTTCGGAACTGGGCGACCCTTACGGTGACCGGTGGCAGGACCTGGACGTGACCGTCTCGACCGACGATGGACCTCGCTCGGCGACGAGGTTCTTCATCAATGGTGAGGAACCGACGCGCCGCATCGTGACCGACGGCGGTTACCGGATTCAGGGCACACTCGCCCATCGGGTCAAGATCGTCGACCCGGTTACCGGTGCCTGGGTGTGGAAGCGGCTCGCCGACATCGAGGCATCGGATGTCGTACCGATTCAGCTGAACGGTCTGGTCGGTGAACCACGGCGGGTTTCGTTGCCCGTTTTGGACCAGGCCAACTACGCCGGCGACCGGAACGTCCAGGTCCCCGAGGCCGTCGATGAGCACCTCGCCGAACTGGTCGGCTACTTCATGGGTGACGGTAGCCTGCATGCCAAGGGGATCCGGCTCTGTGTCGCCGACACAGACCTGGATGTGATCGCCCGGCTGAGCGTGCTGTCGAAGGAGCTGTTCGGACTTGAACCAGCGATCACCCCGCGTGCCGGCTATCACGAGGTCAGTATTCAGTCGGTCCGGCTCGCGAAGTGGTGGACTGCGGCAGGGTTCGCCAAAGACCTCCCTGGCGTGGATCACACCGGTAAGGGATGGACGCCGCGTGTGCCCGCCGCCATTCGCGAGACCAACGACGGGGCGGTGTACGCAGCCTTCCTGCGTGGTTTGTTCGAGGCTGATGGCTCAGTGCTAGAGGGAGTGCCGAGCCTGTCGACCGCTTCCGAGTCGTTTGCCGACGACGTTCGTAGCATGTTGTTGCCGCTCGGGCTGGCGACAACCACCCGGGTGACCGAGAGCGGTTGGGGTGGGGCGCTGCATCTGGTGCGCCTGCGTAATGTCGACCATGCGCTGAACTTCGACGAACTCATCGGTTTCATCAGCGACCGCAAGTCGCGATTGATGGTGGCACTCGAGCCGATGGCGTCGGCCAAACGAGACCGGGTGTATCTCCCCCGTGAGGTATGGGACGAGATCGTGCCGACCGGCCATCCGCGGCGTGCCGCTGTGCTGGCCTCCCTGCGCACGACCGGCGGTGTAGCCAGGATGACCGCTCGGCAGTTGCTCGGTGAGACCGGGGACGAGCGGTTGGCGCATGCGCTGAACTACCTGTTCGAGGCGGTGGCCTCCAACGAGGACGGTGGCGTCCAGCCCACCTACGACTTGTCCGTCCCGGACAACGTCACGTATGTCGCGGGTGGCTTCGTCAGTCACAACACCATCGGATTCATGATGGACTGCGACACCACCGGGATCGAGCCGGACTTCTCGCTGGTGAAGTTCAAGAAGCTGGTCGGCGGCGGGTCCATGCAGATCGTGAACCAGACGGTGCCGCGCGCCCTGAACTCGATGGGCTACCAGCGCGAGCAGGTCGAGGCGATCGTCGACTACGTGGCCGAGCACGGGCATGTGGTGGACGCGCCGGGACTGCGCCCCGAGCACTACGACGTGTTCGACTGCGCGGTCGGCGAACGTTCCATCGCCCCGATGGGGCATGTGCGGATGATGGCCGCGGTGCAGCCATTCCTGTCCGGGGCCATCTCCAAGACGGTGAACATGCCGGAACAGGCGACCGTCGCCGACGTCGAGAAGATCTACTTCCAGGGCTGGAAGCTGGGCCTGAAGGCGCTCGCGATCTACCGCGACAACTGCAAGGTCGGCCAACCACTTTCCACCGGGAAGAAGAACGAGGAAGCCGGGGAACCGGAGACCGTGGTGGAGTACCGCCCGGTCCGCAAGCGGCTGCCGAAAAAACGGCCGAGCCAGACGGTGTCCTTCACCGTCGGCGGGGCCGAAGGGTACCTGACCGCGGGCTCCTACCCTGACGACGGGCTCGGCGAGATCTTCGTCAAGCTCGGCAAGCAGGGCTCCACTCTGGCGGGGGTGATGGATGCCTTCTCGATGTCCATTTCGGTCGGTCTGCAGTACGGCATCCCACTGGAGTTCTACGTCGCCAAGTTCGCCAACCTCCGGTTCGAGCCCGCAGGCATGACCGACGATCCGGACCTCCGGATCGCCACCAGCGTGCTGGACTACCTGTTCCGCAGGCTCGCGCTGGACTACCTGCCCTACGAGAAGCGGGCCCAGCTGGGCATCTTCACCGCCGGTGAGCGGTCCGCGCAGGTGGAGTCCGAGTACGGCAACGGCACCGGGGACCAGGAGAACGTGGACCTGGACGAGCTGCGCGGCAGTGTGCATGCCGACACCCCGCGCAGTGCCCCGGCCGAGGAGGACCGGGAAACCGTGCGGGAGCCGCACACCACCGCCGAGCTGGCCGAGCTGCACATGGGCAAGGCCGCGGACGCGCCGTTGTGCATGACCTGCGGGACGAAGATGCGTCCAGCCGGATCCTGCTACGCCTGCGAAGGTTGCGGCGCCACCTCCGGCTGCAGCTGA
- a CDS encoding CGNR zinc finger domain-containing protein produces MEHLALELAATIRHDGQGGVADDLATLAGFTEWVRQRTDRLGEDISDADDEPTWQRVRDLRRALRALFARAVRPGPPSTADAGRLPDPDTALREVNAAAAVPRAPQLSWPEGGAPRVWHRTAETDPRTRLVAALARAAIDFLGSEQVSRLRACPAPQCVRYFIKEHPRQTWCKPSCGNRARVSRYYQRHRE; encoded by the coding sequence GTGGAGCATCTGGCGCTGGAGCTGGCCGCGACGATCCGGCACGACGGCCAAGGTGGGGTCGCCGACGACCTGGCCACCCTGGCGGGGTTCACCGAGTGGGTCCGGCAGCGGACCGATCGCCTGGGGGAGGACATCTCGGATGCGGATGACGAGCCGACCTGGCAACGGGTACGGGACCTGCGGCGCGCGCTGCGCGCGCTGTTCGCCAGGGCGGTGCGGCCCGGACCACCGAGCACGGCCGACGCGGGCAGGTTGCCGGACCCGGACACGGCGCTGCGGGAGGTGAACGCGGCGGCAGCGGTGCCGAGGGCGCCGCAGCTCAGCTGGCCGGAGGGCGGTGCCCCACGGGTGTGGCACCGGACCGCGGAGACGGATCCGCGTACCCGGCTGGTCGCGGCGCTGGCCAGGGCGGCCATCGACTTCCTCGGCAGCGAGCAGGTGTCCCGGCTGCGGGCCTGCCCGGCGCCGCAGTGCGTGCGCTACTTCATCAAGGAACACCCCCGGCAGACCTGGTGTAAGCCCTCCTGCGGGAACCGGGCCAGGGTCAGCCGCTACTACCAGCGGCATCGGGAGTGA
- the nrdR gene encoding transcriptional regulator NrdR, whose protein sequence is MRCPFCRHADSRVVDSREVDEGQAIRRRRSCSECGRRFTTSETMVLAVVKRSGVTEQFSRDKVVRGVRRACQGRPVDDDALQQLAQRVEESIRSAGVAEIPSHEVGLAILGPLRELDGVAYLRFASVYRSFSSIEDFEKEIADLREAIAGSAESDSAPQDGEPEDTEQRESRARSGEKT, encoded by the coding sequence ATGCGATGCCCGTTCTGCCGCCATGCCGACTCCCGGGTCGTCGACTCCAGGGAGGTCGACGAAGGGCAGGCCATCCGGCGCCGTCGCTCCTGCTCCGAGTGTGGGCGCCGGTTCACGACCTCGGAGACCATGGTGCTCGCCGTGGTCAAACGCTCCGGGGTCACCGAACAGTTCAGCAGGGACAAGGTGGTTCGGGGAGTGCGTCGCGCCTGCCAGGGCCGTCCGGTCGACGATGACGCGTTGCAGCAGCTCGCGCAACGGGTGGAGGAGTCGATCCGCTCGGCCGGGGTCGCGGAGATTCCGAGCCACGAGGTCGGGCTGGCCATTCTGGGTCCGCTCCGGGAACTCGACGGGGTCGCGTACCTGCGCTTCGCGAGTGTCTACCGCTCCTTCTCCTCGATCGAGGACTTCGAAAAGGAAATCGCGGATCTACGCGAGGCCATTGCCGGCTCGGCCGAATCGGACAGCGCGCCGCAGGACGGCGAGCCGGAGGACACAGAGCAGCGCGAGTCGCGCGCGCGGAGCGGGGAGAAGACATGA
- a CDS encoding pyridoxine/pyridoxamine 5'-phosphate oxidase, translated as MSQESPTISQDAGGLRALLRGLPSLAGDLPGFDPGRAPAEPVALFGRWLTEAIEAGVAEPHAMTLSTVDPRGLPSARVLILKDVDATGWWFASTSAGRKGKELANTPWAALTGYWAALGRQVRVRGPVHPAGAEVSARDYLGRSAGARAVALLARQSEPLADLAELAAELEWAEDRITREPELVAPDWTLYVVAAEEVEFWQGDPRRRHTRLRYTRTGSTWTKELLWP; from the coding sequence ATGTCACAAGAGTCACCAACCATTAGTCAGGACGCGGGTGGGCTGCGGGCGCTGCTGCGCGGTCTGCCCTCGCTTGCCGGGGACCTGCCCGGCTTCGACCCCGGCCGCGCGCCCGCCGAGCCGGTGGCGCTGTTCGGGCGCTGGCTGACCGAGGCGATCGAGGCCGGGGTGGCCGAGCCGCACGCCATGACACTGTCCACTGTGGATCCGCGTGGCCTGCCATCGGCCCGCGTGCTGATCCTGAAGGACGTGGACGCCACGGGCTGGTGGTTCGCCTCCACCTCGGCCGGGCGTAAGGGCAAGGAACTGGCGAACACCCCGTGGGCCGCGCTCACCGGCTACTGGGCGGCGCTGGGCAGGCAGGTGCGCGTACGGGGCCCGGTTCACCCCGCCGGTGCCGAGGTGAGCGCGCGGGACTACCTGGGCCGCTCGGCCGGAGCCAGGGCGGTTGCGCTGCTGGCCAGGCAGAGCGAACCACTGGCCGACCTGGCCGAGCTGGCCGCCGAACTCGAGTGGGCGGAGGACCGGATCACGCGGGAGCCGGAGCTGGTGGCCCCGGACTGGACACTGTACGTCGTGGCAGCCGAGGAGGTGGAGTTCTGGCAGGGTGACCCGCGGCGCAGGCACACCCGGCTGCGCTACACCCGGACGGGCTCCACCTGGACGAAGGAGCTGCTGTGGCCATGA
- a CDS encoding LysM peptidoglycan-binding domain-containing protein codes for MGAAAQDARGDVPRDDVLPLDEPVAPGGARVEPGRRVGARPVRAGVPARRRRGESRRPPTRTRVVAGRRMPPVADCAPRRVPRRWPWLVALAIATGIGVAGLGLLAEGVGGAAPVPTETTLVAVAPGETLWDVAARFAPDSELGAVIRRIQELNGLTGAPVPAGTPLAVPYQPGLADGGLGEFGR; via the coding sequence GTGGGTGCTGCCGCCCAGGATGCCAGGGGCGACGTACCCCGAGACGATGTACTGCCCCTGGACGAACCCGTCGCCCCCGGTGGCGCCCGGGTCGAGCCGGGCCGCCGGGTCGGTGCGCGCCCGGTGCGCGCCGGTGTGCCCGCGCGGCGCCGTCGCGGCGAGTCGCGGCGGCCACCGACCCGTACCCGCGTGGTGGCGGGCCGCCGGATGCCGCCGGTGGCCGATTGCGCACCGCGCAGGGTGCCGCGGCGGTGGCCATGGCTGGTCGCGCTGGCGATTGCCACCGGAATCGGAGTGGCCGGGCTCGGGCTGCTCGCCGAGGGGGTGGGTGGCGCGGCCCCGGTGCCCACGGAGACCACGCTGGTGGCCGTCGCTCCGGGTGAGACGTTGTGGGACGTCGCGGCCCGGTTCGCCCCGGACAGTGAGCTCGGTGCGGTCATCCGGCGGATCCAGGAACTGAACGGGCTCACCGGAGCGCCGGTGCCGGCGGGGACCCCGCTCGCCGTGCCCTATCAACCCGGTCTCGCCGATGGCGGGCTAGGTGAGTTCGGTCGATGA